A portion of the Elephas maximus indicus isolate mEleMax1 chromosome 24, mEleMax1 primary haplotype, whole genome shotgun sequence genome contains these proteins:
- the BROX gene encoding BRO1 domain-containing protein BROX, with product MTHWFHRNPLKATAPVSFNYYGVVTGPAASKICSDLRSSRTWLLELFTDLSCNPETMKNAADSYFSLLQGFINSLDESSQESKLRYIQNFKWTDTLQGQIPSAQQDAVFELISMAFNVALWYTKYASRLAGKENITEDEAKEVHRSLKIAAGIFKHLKENHIPKLITPAEKGRDLETRLIDAYIIQCQAEAQEVTIARAIELKHAPGLIAALAYETATFYRNADHTLSSLEPAYSAKWRKYLHLKMCFYTAYAYCYHGQTLLASDKCGEAIRSLQEAEKFYAKAEALCKEYGETKGPGPTVKPSGHLFFRKLGSLVKNTLEKCQRENGFIYFQKIPTDAPQLELKANYGLVEPVPFTFPPTSAHWTPETLAMFDLTKRPKDDSAKPKPEEEVKPVKEPDVKPQKDTGCYIS from the exons tgaCTTGAGGTCATCCAGGACATGGCTGCTTGAACTCTTCACTGATTTGAGCTGTAATCCAGAAACGATGAAGAATGCAGCGGATTCATATTTTTCACTTTTACAAG GTTTCATAAATTCACTGGATGAATCTAGTCAAGAAAGCAAGTTACGATATATTCAGAATTTCAAATGGACTGATACACTACAAGGACAGATTCCAAG TGCCCAGCAGGATGCAGTTTTTGAATTAATTTCCATGGCATTTAATGTGGCTTTATGGTATACCAAATACGCTTCAAGACTGGCTGGAAAAGAAAA TATAACAGAAGATGAAGCCAAAGAAGTCCATCGAAGCCTAAAAATTGCAGCTgggatttttaaacatttaaag gaAAATCATATCCCAAAACTTATCACACCTGCAGAAAAAGGAAGGGATTTAGAGACACGGCTCATAGACGCTTACATTATCCAGTGTCAGGCTGAAGCTCAAGAAG TAACCATTGCTCGAGCAATTGAACTAAAGCATGCCCCGGGACTGATTGCCGCACTGGCTTATGAAACGGCCACCTTCTACCGGAATGCTG ATCATACTTTATCCAGTTTGGAGCCTGCATACTCtgcaaaatggagaaaataccttCACTTAAAAATGTGTTTCTACACAGCTTAC GCGTACTGTTACCATGGCCAGACTTTGTTGGCTAGTGATAAATGTGGTGAAGCAATCAGGTCTCTGCAAGAAGCAGAAAAAT TTTATGCAAAGGCAGAAGCATTATGCAAAGAGTATGGGGAAACCAAGGGACCTGGACCAACAGTCAAACCTTCAGGACACTTGTTCTTTAGGAAGCTTGGAAGTCTTGTGAAGAATACCCTAGAAAAGTGCCAAAGAGAAAATGGATTTAT ctacttccaaaaaattccaACAGATGCCCCACAGCTGGAACTGAAGGCGAACTACGGTCTTGTAGAGCCTGTGCCTTTCACCTTTCCTCCCACGAGTGCCCACTGGACTCCGGAAACACTGGCTATGTTTGATCTCACCAAGAGACCCAAGGATGACAGT gccaaacccaaaccagaggaagaagtaaaacctgtgaaagagcCAGATGTGAAACCTCAGAAGGACACTGGGTGCTACATTTCCTAA